A genomic segment from Dendropsophus ebraccatus isolate aDenEbr1 chromosome 7, aDenEbr1.pat, whole genome shotgun sequence encodes:
- the LOC138796559 gene encoding uncharacterized protein: MAIHVVDYNPKGILTCVAIVFANIRYNICFSFLATGESYASLHFQFRVGVTTISGIVKCTCVVLWQKLQPMVMPSPTEETWRQVAAGFQTVANFPHCLGAVDGKHVRVQQPPHSGSRYYNYKKIFSVILMAVADANCKFVAINVGAYGSTGDSRVLQASQIGVQILRAGDTLPAAEPLPGSTDPVPFVMVSDEAFPLLRNLLRPYPRRELDTRKRILNFRLSRARRVVKCTFGIMSNQWRVLGTTIKLDVRTVDNIIKACCVLHNYARPEGSHEMMENQHATIDNVVNWEFLPPSNLGVAIRDRYADYFMSPEGAMPWQYACVGDE, from the exons ATGGCAATACATGTTGTAGACTATAACCCCAAGGGTATATTAACCTGTGTGGCAATAGTTTTTGCCAATATACGTTATAATATTTGCTTCAG TTTTTTAGCCACAGGCGAGAGCTATGCATCCCTGCACTTCCAATTCCGAGTTGGTGTCAcaaccatctctggaattgtgaagTGTACATGCGTCGTCCTCTGGCAGAAATTGCAGCCTATGGTGATGCCGAGCCCAACCGAGGAGACTTGGCGgcaggttgcagcaggctttCAGACTGTTGCCAATTTCCCACACTGTCTGGGCGCAGTCGATGGCAAACATGTCAGGGTGCAACAGCCACCGCACTCAGGATCCAGatattataattataaaaaaattttctCTGTGATCCTGATGGCGGTGGCTGATGCAAACTGCAAATTTGTTGCCATCAATGTTGGcgcctatggcagtactggggattcTCGGGTGCTGCAAGCTTCACAAATTGGGGTGCAAATTCTGCGAGCGGGCGATACGCTCCCAGCAGCCGAACCTTTACCTGGCTCCACAGATCCAGTTCCCTTTGTGATGGTATCGGATGAGGCCTTTCCTTTATTGAGGAACCTGCTGCGCCCATATCCACGGAGAGAACTGGATACCAGGAAAAGAATTTTAAATTTTCGGCTATCCAGGGCACGTCGAGTTGTGAAATGCACCTTTGGGATCATGAGTAATCAGTGGAGGGTCCTGGGTACTACCATCAAATTGGATGTGAGGACAGTTGACAACATTATCAAGGCTTGCTGCGTTCTCCACAATTATGCTCGTCCAGAAGGATCGCATGAGATGATGGAGAACCAGCATGCCACTATTGATAATGTTGTCAACTGGGAATTCCTTCCTCCATCCAATTTGGGGGTAGCTATCCGGGATCGGTACGCTGACTACTTCATGTCCCCTGAAGGTGCCATGCCCTGGCAATACGCCTGTGTTGGTGATGAGTAG